The DNA region GACAGGCGCAGAAGTACGACTTGTTGCATTCTCTTTGAGAGCAATGAGCTGTCTGGCTCTGAATGCCTCATAGTGCGTGAAGGCTGTACTCTCGATAAGATCTTGTAAATGTGTTCTGACCAGAAACTCCCTTAAGTAAACGAATTCACATTGATTAATATCTTCGACATTGATAGCACCCCAGCGTGTTTTTCTGCCTCTTACTGTTTCTCCATTtatttcgatctctttTTCAGAGCCCACTACGGCAAAAGGAATGATCGATCGGATACTCTCATTCAACTCCAACTCCTCCTCATTGAGTTCTGCAGAATCATAAGGATAGATTCTGAACTTGTGCTTCTTGAACTCATCTTGAACATTTTCGCGGAACTGCAGCCTTTCTTCTAAAGTCAATGTGTCGGCCTTGCCAATGACAGGAATGACATTAGCAATTTCAGTGAGTCGCTTCAATGTGGCAATGTCTAACGCCGTAAGACCTTTTCCGTTGGGCTGAAGAAAGTAGAGCACAGCATGAACTCGAGTATCGTTTATGTATTTTTCACGCTGCGCGGTCAATTCCTTGCGCAAGTACTGGGAGTACTGCTCCTTGATATATTTGACAATTGGTTCCCATACTTTGTCATTGTTTATTTGATCACCAAAACCAGGTGTATCGATGACATTGACATTCAATTTTACCCTGTCTTCGACTAATGAATGGCTAGAGACCTTAATTTCAGTCGTTTTATTGATAGGTTGGTTGGTTATGTCTAGCCCAGTTGCAGAGTCAATCAAATGAGAGGCAAATAGAGTATTGATCAAAGTGCTTTTGCCCAGCCCTGAATGACCAACGACCATGATATTGAATTGAAAGCCTCTTTTCAAGATACGGTGTTCGATCTGACTCGTAATTGTGTCAAAACCAACGTACGATGTTGGTTGTACCTCACTGTGGGGAACTGCAGCATTCGATAATGTAGACATTATGCTTTCAATCGGTAGGTTGATGGTTTTCTAGCAATATGAATATATCTTGGAAGATGTGTTTACCACTTTATCTGAATCACGATGTAAAGAACGCGCTTGGAACTTCAAAACAGATCAAAGTACTCGTATAAAATTACAGAATTTCGAGAGTTTTATCTGTTAATGTTCCTTTCATTCTCAATCAGAGAGAAGGAAACCAAGCTATATACTCcagaaatttttcaatagaAGACCAGGTAAGGCTATAATGTACGGAACGGCAGCATTGCCTTCCTTAGGCAGAATCCTTTCTCAATCGGCTGTATTGCTACCATGGACTGCGACATTCGGCCGCGCAGTCGATTCTTTGCCAGTAGCATATCCCATAGGATTACTAGAGAAGTTATTTGGACAGAGAGATAGACGGAAGGATGAACGagatttcttctccaatAACGGTATACTGCTTGCTGtaccaaagaagaaggtttcccatcagaagaaaagacaaAAACTATATGGGCCAGGATCGAAACAACTCAAGATGATCAATCATTTGAATAAATGCCCCTCTTGTGGGCACCAAAAGAGAGCAAATACTCTTTGCATGTATTGCTTTGACGAAATACGCAAAATTTGGAAAACACAAACGTTCACGGCgaatgaagaagttccTCAGGAAAAAGAGATATCAGAAGTGGATAAGAGAGTTCTTTATCCTGGAAAGAAGCTCAGGGAAcatgagaagaagctcagagaCAAGGAGAGCTACGTTGAACGTCGTATGAGGACGTTGCCAGTGCAAGACAACAAGCAATAAGCTCAATTCTCCTGCACACATGTACATAAGTAACTTagaaatgaagaaacttcGCCTAACTCGCACTTATTTATTTGGGCTGAGCATCTCATCGACTTTTGGAGATTTTTCTTTTGAACCGGTGATGTTGACGAcgaaattttcaagatccGATGTCAAATTTGATCTGCTGAGCGGTACACGATTTATTCTTCTGGGTCACCACTCGAGACAATACAGCCGGATCTGTCACTTTGAAGCATGAACATTGACCAAAAAAGGCGTCAGAAGAGTCCAAACTATCGCATCAACCAACATGCCATTGCACCAATTCATCCACTGGGTGTGAAGCCTTCAGGAAACGCCCTTCTGTTCTCGGACCGCAAAGCTGCTGAGAGCTCACGAAAGAGACTCTTGGGCAACTTGGCGAGGTTTCCCGAGCACCTGCTGATAGAGATCTTGTCGTACATTGGTGAGCCCcatgatttgaaaaatttagGCCATAGTTCCAGAGTCCTGTACGCATACACTTATAATGACGAATACTGGAGAAATCTATATATGAGAGAGTACAAACGACTTGAAAGCACGGAGAGCGAAGGAGATATAAAGCCTTTCGGATGTAGTAAGTGGAGGGGATCTTGGCGGAAAACATTGCTTAACATAGACGACGAGTCTCTTGTCCAGACTAATTCTTTGGTATTTTCAGACCTGCTCTACAGGCCCTTTCAGTGCTCTAATATCGACTACTGTAGCCTTTTTGCGCATATTATAGAATATGAAAAAAAATCCAGTCAGTTATGCTATACCTTGAATGCAGAATTTGGAGTTGAAAGGTTTCGAGAGAGCTCCTTCACTTTGGAGCAGTTTCACACAAAATGGATCGATAAGCCCTTTATATTACAGAAAGATTCTCACCAAAAAAGCTGGCCAAAATGGGAATTTGATGATTTACTGAGACTGTTCCCAAGCGAGCTCTTTCGTCAGGAAGCTGTTCAATGGGATCTTGCAAAGTATTTGGAATATGCAAAGAACAATTGCGATGAATCACCATTGTATCTTTTTGATTGCGCAGATACTTCAATGACAAAAATTTCTCAGATGTATGAAGTCCCGAATATATTCATTAATGACGCATTCAAATTGTTCCAGAGCGGAGAAGTCCAGTGTCGACCCGATCACAGATGGCTGATTTGTGGCCCTGCTCGTAGTGGATCAACATTTCATAAAGACCCAAATCACACTTCAGCGTGGAACGTAGTCTTAAGTGGTATTAAGTTGTGGATAATGTTACCGCCAGATGTCCAGGCCCCAGGTGTGAGCACCgataaagaagaggaagaggtaACCGCACCGATTGGAATTTCTGAATGGATTTTGTCAGGCTTTTACAATGATGCAGTGAAACTGGCGGCCATGGGAAAATGTTTAATTACTGTCACTTTTCCTGGGGAATGCATTTATGTACCTTCTCGATGGTGGCATTCTGTCATTAATATCACTGATTGTGTTGCGATAACCGAGAACTTTGTACCTGAGCCGCTGTTGAGCAATGTTTTAAGCTTTCTAAAAAATAAACCAAGCCATATATCTGGTTTTCACATGAAGGATGTCGCAAGCTCCATCAATGGATTTTTATGCAATGTaaaggagaaagaaatacgATCAACTCTTCCCAATTATCTTCCAACCTTGGAAACATGGAGAGCGGCTAATAGAGACCGTGAGTATGATAATGAAGACTGCGGTGTGGATTCTAGGTCAGCGATTAACATTCCACTTTTCGAATTTTTCGTAGAACTTTTGAAGCGGTCTGAACACAAAGCAGTTGCAGAAGAGGCtgtcgatgagctgctccGATTGGAGCAAGCGAAGGAGATAAAGATTCGAGAGTCTGAAAAGTGGAATGAATTGAGAAAAGGAAATAATCAGCAGTTTTCATTCTGCTTTGCACTGGATTGACTTTGCTTGCCAGTACCAGCGGTCGACATTGCTTCACCGGTAAACTCTCTCAAGTTAGCTATCTGAAAGGTGAACAACgtcttttttttcaatcGTATTAATATATTACATTTACGTAATTAAGTTCATTTTTCGATTTTCCGAAGCTAGTCACCGTTATTTCACATAACTGTACAGCAGTTCATTGAGTCGGAAGAtttcttttcttcaaccttttcagTTTGTCTCTT from Torulaspora globosa chromosome 3, complete sequence includes:
- the MRPL32 gene encoding mitochondrial 54S ribosomal protein bL32m (ancestral locus Anc_1.420), with translation MYGTAALPSLGRILSQSAVLLPWTATFGRAVDSLPVAYPIGLLEKLFGQRDRRKDERDFFSNNGILLAVPKKKVSHQKKRQKLYGPGSKQLKMINHLNKCPSCGHQKRANTLCMYCFDEIRKIWKTQTFTANEEVPQEKEISEVDKRVLYPGKKLREHEKKLRDKESYVERRMRTLPVQDNKQ
- the CDC10 gene encoding septin CDC10 (ancestral locus Anc_1.419); protein product: MSTLSNAAVPHSEVQPTSYVGFDTITSQIEHRILKRGFQFNIMVVGHSGLGKSTLINTLFASHLIDSATGLDITNQPINKTTEIKVSSHSLVEDRVKLNVNVIDTPGFGDQINNDKVWEPIVKYIKEQYSQYLRKELTAQREKYINDTRVHAVLYFLQPNGKGLTALDIATLKRLTEIANVIPVIGKADTLTLEERLQFRENVQDEFKKHKFRIYPYDSAELNEEELELNESIRSIIPFAVVGSEKEIEINGETVRGRKTRWGAINVEDINQCEFVYLREFLVRTHLQDLIESTAFTHYEAFRARQLIALKENATSRTSAPVSNNWVYQR